In Thiothrix unzii, the sequence AGCGCGGTGGTGATTGCGGAGCAGTGGGTGACTGGCGATGAATATACCGCTGGGATCGTCGCGGGGCAGTCGTTGCCGTTGATTCGCTTGGAAGTGCCGGGTGAGTTTTACGATTACGAAGCTAAATATTTGCGCGATGACACCCGTTACCATTGCCCTTGCGGACTGGATACAGTGCAAGAGCAGGCAATGCAAGTCCTCGCACAACAAGCATTCGATGCGGTTGGCGGGCGTGGCTGGGGGCGTGTCGATATGATGCGTGATCAACAAGGTAAAGCGTGGTTAATTGAGGTCAATACCAACCCCGGTATGACTGATCACAGCCTCATTCCGATGGGTGCGCGTGCCATTGGTTTGGACTTTAACGCGCTGGTTGTACGTATTTTGGAGACTACTTTGTCATGACTCAACGTCGTCGCCCTGCACCAAAACGTGCCACTTCAGGCTTTAACCTGAAGCAATTACCTCCACGGTGGTTGAAGTTGGGTGCGGTCGTGGCTTTGGTCATGGTGGTGCTTGGCGGGGTGCTTGCTGGGCGGACAATGTTGAATAATCCAAAAAACCTGCCCATTAGTCAGATTGATGTTCAAGGTGACTTGAAATTTATCAAAGATGAAGAGATGCGCAAGGTTATTGAAAAATACACCCAAACCAATCTGTATTTATTGGATGCGGAAGCGTTGGAAGTGGATTTAGAAACGCAACCGTGGGTACGCAGTGTGACATTGCGTAAATCATGGCCTGATCGCTTGATAGTGGTGGTAGAAGAACAGCGTCCGCTGGCGTTTTGGGGAAAAGAGCGGATTATGAATCAATTTGGTGAGTTGTTTACGGCGGAATTGCCGGGAGCCACATTACCAACGCTTTATAGCCCTGAAGATAAGGGGCGGGAAATGGCGCAACGTTTTATTACCGTGAATGAGTGGTTGCGTGGTTTACCGCTGGAGTTGTCGGAATTGACGGAAGATGCCAGTGGTTCATGGCGTATGAAGCTCAAGGGCGGCCCTGAAGTATTGATTGGCACAGAAGAACACGAGCGACGGATCGCTCGGTTCAAGGTCGGTTTTCAGCGGGAACTGGCGAGTAAGCTGGGTAATGTACGGCGTATTGACCTGCGTTACACCAACGGTTTTGCAGTGGAATGGAGGCAAACCCCGCTCGGCTTGCGGGATTCAGCAGGCGAGAGCCGCAGGAGTTAATGATGTCAAAGAAAGCAGAACATGACGTGATCGTGGCACTGGATTTGGGCACTTCAAAAGTGGTTGCCCTTGTCGGTGAAGTTAATGATAACGGGCGTTTGGGAATCATTGGATTGGGTTCTTACCCGTCACGCGGGATGAAAAAAGGTGTGGTGGTTAATATTGAGTCCACCATCCAGTCGATTCAACGCGCGGTGGAAGAAGCGGAATTGATGGCAGGCACACAGATTCGCACAGTGTATGTGGGTATCGCAGGTAGCCACGTGCGCAGTTTGAATTCCCACGGCATTGTCGCGATTAAAGACAAAGAAGTGACCGAGAGTGATGTGGAACGGGTCATGGATGCGGCGCGTGCGGTGGCTATTCCAGCAGATCAGCGTATTTTGCATGTGTTGCCACAAGAATACGTGATTGACCAGCAAGAAGGTATCCGCGAACCCGTGGGAATGTCCGGGGTGCGCTTGGAGGCTAGAGTGCATCTGGTTACGGCGGCACACAGCGCGGCGCAAAACCTAGTGAAATGCGTGGAGCGGTGCGGCCTTGCGGTTGAAGACATTATTCTCGAACAGGTGGCTTCCAGTTACGCGGTGCTGGAAGAGGATGAGAAAGAGTTAGGCGTGTGTTTGGTCGATATTGGCGGCGGAACCAGCGACATTGCGGTGTTTATGAATGGCTCGATTCACCACACAGCAGTTATTCCCATTGCAGGTGATCAGGTAACGAATGATATTGCGGTTGCGGTACGTACCCCTACGCAGCACGCCGAAGAAATCAAGATTCGTTACGGACGGGCATTACGGCAACTGGTTGATGCGGATGAATTGATTGAAGTGCCGGGTGTAGGCGAGCGGGAACCCCGCAGCCTGTCGGTACAAACCTTAGCGTCGGTGATTGAGCCGCGTTACGAAGAACTTTTTTCACTCGTTCTGCAAGAGCTGCGGCGTAGCGGTTATGAAGAGCGAATTGGTGCAGGTATCGTGTTAACAGGTGGTTCCTCCAAAATGCGGGGCGTTCGCGAGTTAGCAGAAGAGGTGTTCCACATGCCGGTGCGAATCGGTATGCCTCGTAATTTAAGTGGCCTGCACGGTGAGGTTGAAAACCCTATCCATTCCACTGGGGTAGGGCTGCTGTTGTACGGAATGGCGCAGCAGGCTTACGGGACTAAGCGTACTTACGCTACCAATACCGCTTCGTCAGAAGGGTGGGTAGAACGCTTGAAGAACTGGTTTAACGGTAACTTTTAACAGTCGGAGATACGGGCATGTTTGAACTAATGGACAGTGCAGCCAAAGGTGCTGCAATCAAGGTAATCGGTGTCGGCGGAGGCGGTGGTAATGCTGTCAAGCACATGCTGGCATCCGGTATCGAAGGCGTTGAATACATTTGCGCGAATACCGATTCCCAGGCATTGGCCGGAATTGGCGTTAAAAGCGTGTTGCAGTTGGGTGCATCTTTAACCAAAGGCTTGGGTGCGGGCGCAAACCCAGACATCGGGCGTGAGTCGGCTATCGAAGACCGTGAACGCATTAAAGAACTGGTCAGTGGTACGGACATGCTGTTCATTACTGCTGGCATGGGTGGTGGTACTGGCACAGGTGCAGCTCCAGTGATTGCGGAAATTGCCCGTGATATGGGGATTTTGACCGTCGCCGTGGTTACTCGCCCGTTTATTCTGGAAGGTGCACGTCGTAAAAAGTCTGCCGACGAAGGTATCGCCGAGCTGTACAAGCACGTTGATTCCTTAATCACTATTCCTAACCAAAAGTTGCTGACTTCCTTGGGTAAGAACGTGTCGTTACTGTCTGCTTTTGAGGCGGCGAATGATGTGTTACTGAAAGCCGTACAAGGCATCGCTGAGTTGATTACCAGCCCCGGCTTGATCAACGTCGACTTTGCAGACGTGCGTGCGGTAATGTCAGGTGGTGGTATTACTATGATGGGTTCTGGTGAAGCGCAAGGTGAAGACCGTGCTTCCAAAGCGGCTCAAATGGCGATTTCCAGCCCGTTACTCGAAGACATCCGTTTGGACGGTTCGCGCGGCATTCTGGTTAGCATCAGTGGCGGCTTGGACATGACCATGCACGAGTTCGAGGAAGTCGGCTCTGTGGTCGGGCAATTTGCAGCTGATGATGCCAATGTGATTATTGGTACGACCCTGAACCCAGAATTGGGCGACAAGATCCGTGTCACCATCGTCGCAACCGGTTTGGAAGATGTGGGCAAAGCAGCCGTTGCGCCACCTAAAGCCGTTGAGCATCCTAGTAAAGTCGCACGTTTGCAGCCGGTTCAATTGGAACCAGTGCAAAAAGTTGCGGTCGGAGCAGGAAGAGGTCGTTACGACAACGTGTTGGATATTCCAGCTTATGCCCGCCAAGGTGGGGAAAATAATTTGGATATTCCTGCGTTCCTGCGCAAACAGGCGGATTAATGCACGCCTGATTTTAGTACGTCACAACATGCCCTTGGTGGTTGAGGTGTTTTCCCTCAGCCACTTTTTATGGGGTGTTGTTGCGCAGGATCACCTGAAAGTCTGCTTGGGCGAGTGGATTTTCAGGTGATTTTTCGTTTGTGGGGGAAAGTCGTTCAGGCCAGATGTGTTCAAATCCAAT encodes:
- the ftsZ gene encoding cell division protein FtsZ, with the protein product MFELMDSAAKGAAIKVIGVGGGGGNAVKHMLASGIEGVEYICANTDSQALAGIGVKSVLQLGASLTKGLGAGANPDIGRESAIEDRERIKELVSGTDMLFITAGMGGGTGTGAAPVIAEIARDMGILTVAVVTRPFILEGARRKKSADEGIAELYKHVDSLITIPNQKLLTSLGKNVSLLSAFEAANDVLLKAVQGIAELITSPGLINVDFADVRAVMSGGGITMMGSGEAQGEDRASKAAQMAISSPLLEDIRLDGSRGILVSISGGLDMTMHEFEEVGSVVGQFAADDANVIIGTTLNPELGDKIRVTIVATGLEDVGKAAVAPPKAVEHPSKVARLQPVQLEPVQKVAVGAGRGRYDNVLDIPAYARQGGENNLDIPAFLRKQAD
- a CDS encoding cell division protein FtsQ/DivIB gives rise to the protein MTQRRRPAPKRATSGFNLKQLPPRWLKLGAVVALVMVVLGGVLAGRTMLNNPKNLPISQIDVQGDLKFIKDEEMRKVIEKYTQTNLYLLDAEALEVDLETQPWVRSVTLRKSWPDRLIVVVEEQRPLAFWGKERIMNQFGELFTAELPGATLPTLYSPEDKGREMAQRFITVNEWLRGLPLELSELTEDASGSWRMKLKGGPEVLIGTEEHERRIARFKVGFQRELASKLGNVRRIDLRYTNGFAVEWRQTPLGLRDSAGESRRS
- the ftsA gene encoding cell division protein FtsA, coding for MSKKAEHDVIVALDLGTSKVVALVGEVNDNGRLGIIGLGSYPSRGMKKGVVVNIESTIQSIQRAVEEAELMAGTQIRTVYVGIAGSHVRSLNSHGIVAIKDKEVTESDVERVMDAARAVAIPADQRILHVLPQEYVIDQQEGIREPVGMSGVRLEARVHLVTAAHSAAQNLVKCVERCGLAVEDIILEQVASSYAVLEEDEKELGVCLVDIGGGTSDIAVFMNGSIHHTAVIPIAGDQVTNDIAVAVRTPTQHAEEIKIRYGRALRQLVDADELIEVPGVGEREPRSLSVQTLASVIEPRYEELFSLVLQELRRSGYEERIGAGIVLTGGSSKMRGVRELAEEVFHMPVRIGMPRNLSGLHGEVENPIHSTGVGLLLYGMAQQAYGTKRTYATNTASSEGWVERLKNWFNGNF